The Larimichthys crocea isolate SSNF chromosome XII, L_crocea_2.0, whole genome shotgun sequence region ACCAACTCAACACTAGATCGATGATGTTAGCCGCCTAGCTCAAATGCCATCACACGCTAGCGTTGCCGGTGCTAGACAATAGCCGGCTGATGTTGGCTTACCCCGAGGCGACATGAACTGTTTGTAAACACAGTGAGCTGAATTTCCTCCCACCGCGTACAACATATTTGTTACGGCTTCACCTGTAAGACAAATTCCCGCTGTGTAACGTTAAACGGGTTTTAAGTTGAGTGACCTGTGTTAACCGCTGACGGTAAATAACGTTAACCCAGATATTATTAATGTTGGCAGACAGGCGGCAGCGGGAAAGTACAGAGAAATGTTTCCTTAAAGCCAACGCGGCCACGTCGCTTTTGTTCCACGCGGCTacagtttccaaaaaaaataaatgtcactaTGCATATTAATGTAGTGTAACATTACCAGAAACGACCTTTTGTTCTCGCTTCATTTGCCTTTTTTACAAGAAGTTATGGCCGCGTGGGCAGCGCTGAGCTAACGGCGGCACGCTCGCGCTGACCTCCTTCTCTAACGAGCCACGGACGTGAATATTTTTGAAGACGtcacacatttctttgtcaTGAAGCGGATAGTGGTTAGTTTGTCCTTTTGTTACAAACCGCGCCCGGCTCTCACACTGACGTGTTTCTGAACACAGAGCCAAGATGAGTTTAAAATTAAAGTGTTTCTTAAAACACGTTTATCCGTTCCTGTTCGTCCAAAGATATCAGAGCACCGACACCACTCGCAGAGTTGTCTGTACTAGGGTGCAGCGGTGATTCTTAAATCAAGGGTAGATTGGCTTTTCTATGAAAACACACCATCAGAAATGAAGCTGTGAGCAGCTTTAGTTGATTTTAACACATATTAACCCACCGACCATTATTTGGCATGATAAACTAACATCCCTAAATAAGTAAATTAATGTCAAATGCTCATCAGGTTCCTTAGTCAAATTTAAAATCAAGAAATCTTGCTTTGTGTCTTGCGAAACTGCTTTATTAGTATTAAAAGATGAATCAGTTTTTGAGCATTAAAGATGACGCTGTAAATGTCCATGGATCTCTGATGCGTGCCCCTGAGTTTTATTGTGGCCCCGTTTCATGGACACAAAGGCAGCAGAGCCTCGGGCGGCAGGAGAATGCCCAGTCAGCACTGGGTATGAGATTCATTTTAGTTGGGAAGGTCAGTGGGGACAAACATGGTGGGCCACTGTGCGGTTCACCTATAGGTTAGCTGACTCACACAGAGTGGGGAAAAAATTACCCACCCACACCGCTTCCTGTTACATATGAGTAAGTGTTATGTCGGTGCAGCATTGAAATCTTTTCGTCATCGCTTTCACTTGAGGTGACGATCATGAAAGCACCGGTGTCACTGCAGCGTTATCTCTTTACTCTAGTACATCCCCTTTACGTTTTCATCTGCTTCCACAGTCGTCCGTATGTGAGAAAATCATGGAGCTGCTGGGCCAGAACAAGATCGACCACCACCAGCGGCAGGTGGCGATCCTCAGCCAGGACAGCTTCTATAAGGTGCTGACTCCAGAGCAGAAGGCAAAGGCACTTAAGGGCCAGTTCAACTTTGATCATCCAGGTATGCACACTTAAAAATACTTGGTGGGGCAGCTCATGCACTATGTGGGGTTGCTATACCATAGCTGGCTTACAGTAGACAGATTTCAGCTGCCCCAAGAAGTCTTTTTCAAACAATCTGATACCAGAAACTTCATCTACACGTGGAGTTTGACGTGCAGTAGTTTGTGGAATTTTGTAACAGCTGCTTTAGCGCACAGATTACAGATAACGGCTTAGGTGACGACGACTAACGGAAGCAAGCAGATTGTGAAGATAATGTTTAAAGCGGGCTCGTGTTCAGCAGCGTGCTTTGCGGCCAcgttgatatttatttatttttttcagtgcgCCTTTTGGCAGAAGCATAGACTCCCATTTTTGGAGCCCGACTTTGCCCCCCTCCAATCTTGCTCCTGCCTCCTTTCTTGGCTGATTTTAAATCCCCACAGTCAGCAGGCCTTTCTCAGAGACAGCTGCTCTAAGGCTCAGAGGCTGAACCCAACACCTGTTACACGAAAGGGATTCCTAGGTTACCAAACGTGCAGTGTGGGCTTCCCACGTGTCTGCGAGCTCACACCAAGCTAGGGTTAAACGCTGAAACATCACATAAAGATCACAACTGAAcattcaccttttctttttttccccctcagacGCCTTTGACAACGAGCTGATCATGCAAACACTCCGACAGATCCTGCAGGGAAAGACTGTCCAGATCCCAGTTTATGACTTTGTCACTCATTCCAGGTGAGAGCGTCTGTTGCATGCGTTCCTGCCGAATAGACACCTAATCTCCTATGATGTCATGTTTAACAGGAACCCGAACCTCATATATGCTTTATAACTCGACCATGTAAGCAGTTTAAATAACACCATGTCTGGATGTAGTTGCTGACAGATGGGAGGAAactcctctgtgtgttgttccagGAAAGAGGAGTTTGTTACGGTGTATCCGGCTGACGTCGTCCTGTTCGAGGGCATCCTGATGTTCTACTCGCAGGACATCAGAGACCTCTTCCAGATGAAGCTCTTTGTTGACACAGATCCAGACACACGGCTCTCGCGCCGAGGTGCGTGTGTGGTGAGAGTTTGGGTTTCACAGGCTCGATGTGTGTAACAGTCGTAGGGTAAACGATAAACCAGAGTAATCAAGGTACGGTTAACAGGCACAAGTTATCTTGTTGTAGCAGGAACACTTTCACACCAGTCTAATTTCTCCCAAGTCACTAGTGGTGGTGGGTTTTTATATAAACGTATTTATCATTTTGTTAAATGACTAGTATTTaatattgtcctttttttgCGTTTTCAGTTCTGCGAGACATCAGTGAGCGTGGCAGAGAGCTGGAGCAGGTCCTCACTCAGTACATCACTTTTGTGAAACCGGCCTTTGAGGAGTTCTGCTTACCCGTAAGTGACCCACAACCTTCTGTAGTTGTGCCCGACTGATTCACTGAGATGGCTGACTTCATCAGACAATAGCTTGGAGATTTATTGGTTTTAATATCTGTCAGCCAGTGGCAAACAGGAAAAGGCCTTTGGGGTAATTAAGAAAGTGATGCATTACAttgtttgtccaccagagagcactgatGAGTTCCAAAGTAACTGTAAACTGGCCCACTAAATTCACGTCTTGGTCAcagttctttctttttacatctgTTTATCAAACTGTTGgtctttattttatatgatcAGCACACATTTGATCATAAGTGTCTTAACTTGTCTTAACATTGACCGTATCTTTGTTTCTACTAGACAAAGAAGTATGCAGATGTGATTATTCCACGAGGAGCAGATAACCTTGGTAAGCACAGTTATCAAACAGTGTGCAGACATCATTGTATTTGTCAGCACAGGAATAGTTATTGTTGGAGTGGTCTGTTAAAGGGTCAACTGATCGCACTAAATAGAACAGAGAGATGGTGgcgtgatgggcagccacacgGAGCGGCGCCCTGGGAACATTTAGGAGTTCGGAACTTCCTTCATTTGTGAAGAAAGTTGCTTAAAGTCTGATAAATGTCAGTTGGTTTTGACGACTGTTTGTTTGAGACTAGTGTCTGTAGGCCACATTAGCTGCTAATAGCTTAACACCAGACTCTTAAACGAAGTGATGTAAGCACCGGGTTCAGACCAGGAGCACAATGCTAAATCGGCTTTCTTTTCTCACTTCTTGCAGTGGCCATCAACTTGATAGTACAGCACATCCAAGACATTCTGAACGGCGGACTAAGCAAGCGCCACAGCGGCTGCATGAACGGCCACAGCACTCCACGTCAGCGGCGGACCTCCGAGTCCAGCAGCCGGCCTCATTGACCTCATCACACCTCTCTTCACAGGGCGGAGAGGGGTGTGGGGGTTGCGCTGTAAATAATGCCTGTCGGCATCCCGGTATttaagagaggaaaagagatgcaaaaagaattgaaatgccttttattattatgactaCTCTTTTTATTAGTTACTTTCATTGTAATTGTTGAACTTGGGATTTAAAGTTAGAAAAACTCTTGTGATGAGACCATGGGTTAAAAATTGACCCCATGCATTTTCCTCCCagattgcattttgttttttatgtatcCCCTGTTGCACCATGGGAAAAGTCATGCCgctaatgaataaaaaaaaaagagggggatccttttactttttttgtaatGTCTGATAAAACTTGAACCCCTAATGGCTCGGGGGCATCTGATAAACGTTTGGGTGGGTACCAAACCAGAAGGATGTGGCTCGAAAGACGAGTTAAAGAAACCAGGATTGCACTCTGTATTCGTACTGACAATcttggaagttttttttttttttttttttcagtgtttaaaattTCCTCGTTGTGTTGTTTGGTGTAATATGTTAAACTCAAGCTCTGTTTACTACACAGTGTCCCCCTCACATTGATTCTGTGTCAATGTCTGCAGCAGCAGTATCACACTACATGACTTACAGTACTGATTGTCACGTGACTGTCAGACCAATGAAGCCAAAGGCTGCAAGGTTTAACTGACAACTGTATTAACTCAGCCTAGTCTCGTGGGCATTGTTACACTTCTGCGACACATGTACCCTCTTATTAATGGCCTATTGATGTATGATTTTCTCAATCAAAACTCATACAAGTTGCTTCAGTTTTGGTCAAaggaattaaatcaaatttgcaTCTACAATTTTCTTTCCCAGTTTAGGTGGTTTTTGCCTGTATTCAGCCCTGTTCAATAAGACAAAGATATGACATGTATACTCAGGTTGATGATAcagttttgatttgaaatgcCAGAACAAGGGTGGTATTATAAAGGTGATCAATGCCGCAGCAATATCCGTTTTCCCAGGTGTGTGGCTATAAACCACCAAAAACCCACCACAATGCCTCCGCGAAGTTGCCTCAGGTTAACGTGTACAGTAAGTATCCACGCGAGAAACCAGTTTCCACTAACTTAaggttacaataataaaaaaaactcctggATCAATTTTGTATTCCATGTGCTGTATTTATTGTGTATAGTGCAATTGAATGAATGATTTGTACCTTTTGAGATTTGTACTGTATGGATGTTGAACTGGATTGGGATGATTTATAAGTGACCGATGTCAATTGTCAATAAACTAATGAAGCTGATGAAAAGTGTCGTTATTGGGTCAAAGTTCACGGGTTTACACGCGTGTATGAAGTTGACATCACTGTATATGTGAACAAAGACGTGGGCCCTAATATGTACGTCCAgcagcatagacatatatacatagacttttctaatgctgagtgtttacagctactaatgtgtgtaacactgttactgtgatgataaatattgaaatatttatatttaacatttaatctgtgtctataataaccagatcctgaaatttagatgtgacatgagggtttctgaataaagagcactaacgtgtacattacacgtgaacatatatacatacatatagtacacacacacacacacatattacattacattgcatttagcagacgcttttatccaaagcgacttacagaggaggacctaagctgagaaaggtgtaaaggagcacagagtagttgttagttttgttaagcagggaagcattctcgaaacagaaacagaatatatatatatatacacacacacacatatacatgtgtactatatgtatgtatatatgttcacgttagttcatgttagcattagcatgttagcggtgACACgatagcaattatcattagcctgttaatattagcatgttaccattaatatgttaacgttgatgcgctagcaattaacattagcatgttaccattaacatgttagcgctgatgcggtgacgcactagcaattagcatgttaacattagcatgtatttaattcttaatggctaatgataattatctttagcatgttagcattagcatgttaacattagcatgtatttaattcttagtggttaatgctaattagcattagcatgttatcattagccttttagcaattagcatgtatttaattcctagtggttaatgttaattagcattaattttagcattgctaacccgctagctgctctgctatctctgtgtgtcattttagacagataaGTTCCAATTAAGTaccaaaactgctaagatgaccgccgctgatgcactagcaattaagggaagcatgttaccattagcatgttaacattagcatgttagcattagtatgttaacattagcatgtatttaattcttagtggctaatgataattagcatgttagcattaacatgttaacaattagcatttatttaattcctagtggctaatgttaattagcattcattttagaattggtcgctaatgttagcaaatagcatttctttgctctgctatctctgtgtgtcattttagacagacaagttccaattaagtgccaaaaccgctaagatggccgccgctcggctcccctcccccctctcctccttcaggcaggcttgaggttgccaagcaaccaggacctaatcagctctttcaggcacactcaataataaaattgtaaacaatggCTATGAtatgttcattttgtgtgatttttttttttaaaggtgtgcttCCGATTTTCTAGCAAACTCCTGAAACAAGTTGAGTCACGCTTGAAACAGGTTAGTGTCACCCTGCCAGCACGCCCCAAGTAcagttgtgttcattaataaattatcagCTATATgttcatgcagcattttaatttaacgCATAGACCAATTGACTCTGTAAAATGATAGTGTagtgaaagtttcagtgttATGTCTAATGTATTCAGTGCTGATCTTAGGAATAGTGCCAGTGTGTGATCGTatctggtggaggagaagctcagggtcactgaagatgatgtttgataacagagagaggcagctgaacaCTTGTAAGTACAAGCTGTGGCAAAGTCTTAGCAGATTCTATCATATGGCAGCAAAGCTTCTTAGCCTACATATATTGActaattcactggataaaaaattgAACATTGCTGTGTGAGAGGTCGGTCCAGGCTGAatgctaaatagaaaaataaaaataaaaaaggatcctgagctgaaagaagaaatcgTATAATAGGAAGGAGTTAAAAGGTcatgacaacatgtttttttcaccgACTTTTACAATCCTGCTCTGAGATCTGTTCCTGTGTTGATCTGGCTGTAGAGACACAGTCCGCTGTCTCCATAACTCCATAATCTGTGTCTGACCCTCCAAAACTTTAGGCTTCATTGCCCCCAGACCATCCTAATACTTCAAAGGTTGTAGTGATTTGTGATGATGGTTTCTCCagtttatttgttcaatttgttgaagtctaaattaaaaaaaatctgatgagtcatttcatcatgttcaccTCTAGTCAAATGGAGCAAGGTGCAAACTGAGCTCATGatgaactgaacatttcaaatgttgataTATCGGCCCACAAGGCCTTACTCTAATCTTAAGTAGTCCACGTCAGTGATTCATAGCCAAGATgagtttttctctattttagcaacaactttattactgctggtcgagctgtcaaacctgcagctcgaaGGTGAATCAGACACTTCCTTACTTCGCAAGTGTTAAGCTGTTGTTTCAAAGAAACCTGTCTTCTGCTTCCTGTTATGTTTTTCAGCCTGCAGACCTCTTCCGtcagtttcttccactttctgtctttttgatgGTGTAAGAGACGAGGGCTTTGAGACTCTGGACCCTCACTTCAGACAAAGTTTGGAAAAAGGCGCCCCCTCCACTCTGACTTAGTTTACTTGCTATTTTTTGCTAAATTCTAGATGTCTATGGTGGATGCTATTTGATCCCATATCGACACTCCTAAGATTTcattagtttctgactctggaAAAAACGGTAAGATTTCCCACAAAACTACAGTTATCTGAACTCTAGTTT contains the following coding sequences:
- the uck2b gene encoding uridine-cytidine kinase 2-B — its product is MAGDSETHLRDRDENTNVIRQPFLIGVSGGTASGKSSVCEKIMELLGQNKIDHHQRQVAILSQDSFYKVLTPEQKAKALKGQFNFDHPDAFDNELIMQTLRQILQGKTVQIPVYDFVTHSRKEEFVTVYPADVVLFEGILMFYSQDIRDLFQMKLFVDTDPDTRLSRRVLRDISERGRELEQVLTQYITFVKPAFEEFCLPTKKYADVIIPRGADNLVAINLIVQHIQDILNGGLSKRHSGCMNGHSTPRQRRTSESSSRPH